In a genomic window of Piliocolobus tephrosceles isolate RC106 chromosome 1, ASM277652v3, whole genome shotgun sequence:
- the LOC111545258 gene encoding olfactory receptor 6F1 produces MDTGNKTLPQDFLLLGFPGSQTLQFSLFMLFLVMYILTVSGNVAILMLVRTSHQLHTPMYFFLSNLSFLEIWYTTAAVPKALAILLGRSQTISFTSCLLQMYLVFSLGCTEYFLLAAMAYDRYLAICYPLHHGAIMSSLLSAQLALGSWICGFMAIAVPTALISGLSFCGPRAINHFFCDIAPWIALACTSTQAAELVAFVIAFVVILSSFLITLISYIYIISTILRIPSASGRIKAFSTCSSHLTVVLIWYGSTIFLHVRTSIKDALDLTKAVHVLNTVVTPVLNPFIYTLRNKEVRETLLKKWKGK; encoded by the coding sequence ATGGACACAGGCAATAAAACTCTGCCCCAGGATTTTCTCTTACTGGGCTTTCCTGGTTCTCAAACTCTTCAGTTCTCTCTCTTCATGCTTTTTCTGGTGATGTACATCCTCACAGTTAGTGGTAATGTGGCTATCTTGATGTTGGTGAGGACCTCCCATCAGTTGCATACCCCCATGTACTTCTTTCTGAGCAACCTCTCCTTCCTGGAGATTTGGTATACCACAGCTGCAGTCCCCAAAGCACTGGCCATCCTACTGGGGAGAAGTCAGACCATATCATTTACAAGCTGTCTTTTGCAGATGTACCTTGTTTTCTCATTAGGCTGCACAGAGTACTTCCTCCTGGCAGCCATGGCTTATGACCGCTACCTTGCCATCTGCTATCCTCTACACCATGGAGCCATCATGAGTAGTCTGCTCTCAGCGCAGCTGGCCCTGGGctcctggatctgtggtttcATGGCCATTGCAGTGCCCACAGCCCTCATCAGTGGTCTGTCCTTCTGTGGCCCCCGTGCCATCAACCACTTCTTCTGTGACATTGCACCCTGGATTGCCCTGGCCTGCACCAGCACACAGGCAGCAGAGCTTGTTGCCTTTGTGATTGCTTTTGTGGTCATCCTGAGTTCATTCCTCATCACTCTTATCTCCTACATCTACATCATCAGCACCATCCTCAGGATCCCCTCTGCCAGTGGCCGGATCAAAGCCTTTTCCACGTGCTCCTCGCATCTCACTGTGGTGCTCATTTGGTATGGGTCCACGATTTTCCTTCACGTCCGCACCTCTATCAAAGATGCCTTGGATCTGACCAAAGCTGTCCACGTCCTGAACACCGTGGTGACTCCAGTTTTAAACCCCTTCATCTATACGCTTCGTAATAAGGAAGTAAGAGAAACTCTGCTGAAGAAATGGAAGGGAAAATAA